One window from the genome of Thermodesulfobacteriota bacterium encodes:
- a CDS encoding SO_0444 family Cu/Zn efflux transporter, whose product MPWREFLWEVLGASWHVLADSAPYLLFGFLAAGVLHAFVSSEGVARHLGTGRIRPVVKAALFGIPLPLCSCGVLPAALGLRKKGASKGATVSFLVSTPETGVDSMALTYALMDPVMTVARPVAAFATAVAAGTAESIFGRDEPSPEPPPSSCGCREHSPQESAGRLARAREGLRHAFGDLLGDLAPWLAVGFLGAGLIHVLVPAELVEAHLGSGLLPLLAMLVVGIPMYTCATAATPIAAALVLKGLSPGAALVYLLAGPATSAASLTVVAGTLGVKTTLRYLAAISCGALAAGASLNWVYGALGLSAQAMVGATAEVFPPAVGAASAAVLIALAVWPRLRRLFTAVGSSCACSGTT is encoded by the coding sequence TTGCCCTGGCGTGAGTTCTTGTGGGAGGTGCTCGGAGCAAGCTGGCACGTGCTGGCCGACTCCGCTCCCTACCTCCTCTTCGGCTTCTTGGCCGCAGGCGTGCTCCACGCCTTCGTCTCCTCCGAGGGCGTGGCGCGCCACCTGGGGACGGGCAGGATCCGCCCGGTGGTGAAGGCTGCGCTCTTCGGAATTCCGCTCCCGCTGTGCTCCTGCGGCGTCCTCCCCGCGGCCCTTGGGCTGCGGAAGAAGGGGGCCAGCAAAGGGGCCACGGTCTCCTTCCTCGTCTCCACCCCGGAGACGGGGGTCGACTCCATGGCCCTCACGTACGCCCTCATGGACCCGGTGATGACCGTGGCACGCCCGGTGGCGGCCTTCGCCACGGCCGTGGCGGCGGGCACGGCGGAGAGCATCTTCGGCCGCGACGAGCCGAGCCCCGAGCCCCCGCCCTCCTCCTGCGGTTGCCGGGAGCACTCCCCGCAGGAGTCCGCGGGACGCCTGGCCAGGGCGCGGGAGGGGCTCCGGCACGCCTTCGGCGACCTGCTCGGAGACTTGGCGCCCTGGCTGGCCGTGGGATTTCTGGGGGCCGGGCTCATCCACGTGCTCGTGCCGGCGGAGCTCGTGGAGGCCCACCTGGGGAGCGGGCTTCTTCCCCTGCTCGCCATGTTGGTGGTCGGGATCCCCATGTACACGTGCGCCACCGCCGCCACGCCCATCGCCGCCGCCCTGGTCCTCAAGGGCTTGAGCCCGGGGGCAGCCCTGGTGTATCTGCTGGCCGGACCCGCCACCAGCGCGGCGTCGCTGACGGTGGTGGCGGGAACCCTGGGGGTGAAGACGACCCTGCGTTACCTCGCCGCCATTTCCTGCGGCGCCCTGGCCGCAGGGGCCAGCCTCAACTGGGTCTACGGCGCCCTGGGACTCTCCGCCCAGGCGATGGTCGGGGCCACCGCCGAGGTCTTTCCTCCCGCGGTGGGAGCCGCGAGCGCGGCGGTGCTCATCGCTCTGGCCGTCTGGCCCCGCCTGCGCCGGCTCTTCACCGCCGTAGGCAGTTCCTGCGCCTGCTCGGGGACAACCTGA
- a CDS encoding metalloregulator ArsR/SmtB family transcription factor → MEQCDERLVHPEAVEEARRALAEAPAEALAETFRVLGDPTRVRVLLALSRRELCVCDLAELFDVTPSAVSHQLRILRAHRLVKARREGKLAFYSLDDDHVRTLFAEGLRHVMEDRFALA, encoded by the coding sequence GTGGAACAGTGCGACGAACGACTCGTGCACCCCGAGGCGGTGGAGGAAGCCCGGCGGGCTCTGGCCGAGGCCCCCGCCGAGGCTCTGGCGGAGACGTTCCGGGTCCTGGGGGATCCCACCCGGGTGCGGGTGCTGCTCGCCCTCTCCCGCCGGGAGCTGTGCGTGTGCGATCTCGCGGAGCTCTTCGACGTGACCCCCAGCGCCGTGTCCCACCAACTGCGCATCCTGCGAGCCCACCGCCTGGTCAAGGCCCGGCGGGAAGGAAAGCTCGCCTTCTACAGCCTCGACGACGACCACGTGCGCACCCTCTTTGCCGAGGGGCTCCGGCACGTGATGGAGGACCGCTTTGCCCTGGCGTGA